A stretch of the Fusobacterium varium genome encodes the following:
- the pnp gene encoding polynucleotide phosphorylase yields MFDEKKVELELAGRTLSFSTGKIARQSCGAVMVQYGETVLLSTVNRSKEPRKGADFFPLTVDYIEKFYAAGKFPGGFNKREGRPSTNATLTARLIDRPIRPMFPEGFNHDVHIVNTVFSYDEKNTPDYLGIIGSSMALMLSDLPFLGPVAGVVVGYKNGEFILNPTPEELETSDLELSVAGSKDAVNMVEAGAKELDEETMLAAIMFAHENIKKICAFQEEFAKIAGKEKIDFVKKEVLPLVKDFIDEKGMERLKDAVLTLGKKAREEAVDSLEEELMEAFILENYEGVEEEDIPEEVIGEFKGYYHDLMKKLVREAILYHKHRVDGRKTTEIRPLFAETGVLPIPHGSAMFTRGETQAVVVTTLGTKEDEQLVDDLEKEYFKKFYLHYNFPPYSVGETGRMGSPGRRELGHGSLAERALSYVIPSEEEFPYTIRVVSEITESNGSSSQASICGGSLSLMAAGVPIKEHVAGIAMGLIKEGEEFTVLTDIMGLEDHLGDMDFKVAGTKKGITALQMDIKITGITEEIMRIALKQALDARNEILIVMNNAISKPADLRPNVPRIHQMKIATDKIAALIGPGGKNIKGIIEKTGATIDISDDGNVSIFSKDEEVLKETITLVNAFVKDVEVGEIYNGRVVNIAKFGAFMEILPGKEGLLHVSEISNERVANVEDVLKVGDRFDVKVISTENGKISLSKKKI; encoded by the coding sequence ATGTTTGATGAGAAAAAAGTTGAACTAGAACTAGCTGGAAGAACGCTAAGTTTTTCAACTGGAAAAATAGCAAGACAATCTTGCGGAGCTGTAATGGTTCAATATGGGGAGACTGTACTGTTAAGTACTGTAAACCGTAGTAAAGAGCCAAGAAAAGGGGCTGATTTTTTCCCTTTAACAGTTGATTATATTGAAAAATTTTATGCTGCTGGAAAATTTCCGGGAGGATTCAATAAAAGAGAAGGAAGACCTTCAACAAATGCAACATTGACAGCAAGACTTATAGACAGACCTATAAGACCAATGTTTCCAGAAGGATTTAATCATGATGTACATATTGTAAATACTGTATTTTCATATGATGAAAAAAATACACCTGATTATTTAGGAATAATAGGATCTTCAATGGCACTTATGCTTTCTGATCTTCCATTCCTAGGACCAGTAGCAGGGGTTGTAGTAGGATATAAAAATGGAGAATTTATTTTAAATCCAACTCCAGAAGAGTTAGAAACAAGTGATCTTGAATTATCAGTAGCAGGATCAAAAGATGCTGTAAATATGGTTGAAGCAGGAGCTAAAGAATTAGATGAAGAAACTATGCTTGCTGCAATAATGTTTGCTCATGAGAATATTAAAAAAATCTGTGCTTTTCAAGAGGAATTTGCAAAAATAGCTGGAAAAGAAAAAATAGATTTTGTTAAAAAAGAAGTTTTACCATTGGTAAAAGACTTTATAGATGAAAAAGGAATGGAAAGATTAAAAGATGCTGTTCTTACTTTAGGTAAAAAAGCAAGAGAAGAAGCAGTTGATTCATTAGAAGAAGAATTAATGGAAGCATTTATTCTTGAAAATTATGAAGGTGTTGAAGAAGAGGATATTCCAGAAGAAGTAATTGGAGAATTCAAAGGATATTATCATGATCTTATGAAGAAACTGGTTAGAGAAGCTATTCTTTATCACAAGCATAGAGTAGATGGAAGAAAAACTACTGAAATAAGACCATTATTTGCTGAAACAGGAGTTCTTCCTATTCCTCACGGATCAGCAATGTTTACAAGAGGAGAAACTCAAGCTGTTGTTGTAACAACTTTAGGAACTAAAGAAGATGAGCAATTAGTTGATGACTTAGAAAAAGAATACTTTAAAAAATTCTATCTTCATTATAACTTCCCTCCATATTCAGTAGGAGAAACAGGAAGAATGGGATCACCTGGTAGAAGAGAATTAGGACATGGATCTCTTGCTGAAAGAGCTCTTAGCTATGTAATTCCATCAGAAGAAGAATTTCCATATACTATAAGAGTAGTATCTGAAATAACAGAATCAAATGGATCTTCTTCTCAAGCATCTATATGTGGAGGATCGCTTTCACTTATGGCTGCAGGAGTACCTATTAAAGAGCATGTAGCTGGAATAGCTATGGGGCTTATTAAAGAAGGAGAAGAATTTACTGTATTGACAGATATTATGGGACTTGAGGATCACTTGGGAGATATGGACTTTAAAGTGGCAGGAACTAAAAAAGGTATAACTGCACTTCAAATGGATATTAAGATAACAGGAATAACAGAAGAAATAATGAGAATAGCTTTAAAGCAAGCATTAGATGCTAGAAATGAGATATTAATTGTTATGAATAATGCTATTTCTAAACCAGCAGATCTTAGACCTAATGTACCTAGAATACATCAAATGAAAATAGCTACAGATAAAATAGCTGCATTAATTGGACCTGGAGGAAAAAATATCAAAGGAATTATAGAAAAAACAGGAGCAACTATTGACATCAGTGATGATGGTAACGTTTCTATTTTCTCTAAAGATGAAGAAGTGCTAAAAGAAACAATCACTCTTGTAAACGCATTTGTAAAAGATGTAGAGGTAGGAGAAATATATAATGGAAGAGTAGTAAATATTGCTAAATTTGGAGCGTTTATGGAAATACTTCCTGGAAAAGAAGGACTTCTTCATGTTTCTGAAATTTCAAATGAAAGAGTGGCAAATGTAGAAGATGTATTAAAAGTTGGAGATAGATTTGATGTAAAAGTTATTTCAACTGAAAATGGAAAAATTAGTTTAAGTAAAAAGAAAATTTAG